The DNA sequence AATGGGCGCGCTCGCAACCGATGCGAACATGATGAAACTTTACGGGACCGAGGAGGTCGATCACCGCCGTGCGAGCCGCCCGTTTGGCGAGAATTGCGGATTTACAATCGGCGAGTCGAGCCAATATTTCATCCTTATGGATGACGCACTTGCAATCGAACTGGGCGCGCCGTGCCTAGGGTCGGTCACTGATGTGTTTGTCGATGCAGACGGCACGAAAAAATCTATCAGTGCTCCTGGCCCGGGAAACCACATCAGCATGGCGAAGGCGGTGGCTGCTGCATCCGCAGTTGCTGGCAAGGAAGCCGTCCGCGAAAAAAGCTTTGTCCTCGCCCATGGGTCCAGTACGCCGCAAAACCGCGTCTCTGAGTCTCAGATTTTTGATCAGGTCGCCGAGGCCTTCAACATCACCGACTGGCCAGTGGTCGCGGTCAAGGCTTATCTGGGTCACACCATTGCGCCAGCCAGCGCCGACCAGCTGGTGGCCGCTCTGGGCTCATTCAAGTATGGCATTCTGCCGGGGATCCCGACAATCGATTCTGTCGCCGATGATGTTTATCAGGATCGCCTCAAGCTGGGCCCTGAACACCAGCAGACCGCTCCTGAAAACCTTGACGTTGCGATCCTCAATTCAAAAGGCTTCGGCGGCAACAATGCGTCTGCTGTTGTTCTGTCACCTGATCGCACAGAAGCCATGCTCCGCAAGCGCCATGGGGATGAGGCGATGGCTGCCTACACCAAGAAGCGGGAAGGGAGCCTTGAGGCATCAGCGCAATATCTAAGCGCTGCCGACCGGGGTGAATATGCCCCCATCTACCGGTTTGGCGGGGACATGATCGAAGAAGCTGACATTGACATCAGCGAGACCCGCATATCGATCAAGGGCTTTGCCAATGACATCTCCTTGCCAACTGAAAACCCCTATCAGGACATGACCGACTGACGCTCGCGACAACGCTACGCCGCAGTGATTATCGGTGGTGTATCGCCAAACCCCTTCATCACACCGGCGACATTTGGGTGTACTTCCGGGCGGGAGTAGAGATTGAGCCACAGGCGGAGCAAGAGGCGTTTTTTGTCGGGATCTGGATCGTCCTGAAAAGCGGAGCGCTTATGCATCAGCGACAGATTGTTGACGATGATGAGTTCGCCCGGTGCTAGACGAAAATCAAACTTGAGGGCTTCTTGCTCAGCAACCTCTTCGATTATTTTGAGGGCGCTCATATCACTTTCAGAAAAGGGACTGTCGGACAGAGAGCTTGCGAGTTCCGCGAGCTTGAGGTTTACCCAAGCGGTGATGCGTCCATCCTTTTCAGAGATACATGGGATACGCCGCTCGTTCACTTTCCCAAGCCGCGCATCATTGCCTTCTTTTCGCATGTAGATAGGGAAGCCGCGATAGAGGGTCTCCAGATGCTCAGGATGCTTTTCCAGAATTTCATTGTAGACACTCAGCAAACTAACGATTGAGTTGACCCCGCCAGTGGGCGCTTGCCGCACACAAAAGAGGGCGGAAACCTCGCCCCCATCACAATGGAAACGCAGTTCATCACTGCTTGTGTAGCCACGGTCATTGTCGCCGCGCGGTGCACCGGCAATCTTGTCGGTCACATATCCTATCAGTTCGCCCTTGGCGTTCTGTGTGATTACATTGCCGAGCAGAACGGCGATGATCCAATAAGTCCGATGCAACATGTCGGCGTCGTAGCGAGAAATGTCGAGGCCGGAGATTTTTGCGAAACCAAAGCCGTTTTCGATTTCGTCTGAAGCGCGTTGCAAGGTTGCTGCGAGCTGAGGCGCTTTGACGTCGTCTCGGCTCATTCGGACCCAAGCTGCGAGATCATCTGGCAAAGTGCGGGCAGATTGTTCGAGTTCGCCGATTTCGGCTGCGCTAAGAACCAGGTTCCAGCCATCATCCTTGTCCAAATCAGCGCGAGTCCAGGCTCGTTTTCCTTGGACGGGTTCACCCAATACATCGCTCATCTGTGTCTCCCATTGCTTTTGCAACAGCGTATGTATTGACATCTATAGTGTCAAATCACCTGAGCTACACACCGAGCGCCGAAACTGTAGCAAAGACGACAATGCCAACGGTGACCGCCAACACGACGAATACCGTCTGAACCGATAGGCTGAATGGTCTGTGTTGAGCACGGGCGGTCCTGGCATCCCGTTTACTGAGCTTGAGGGGTTTGGAAGCCGCCATGAGGAGACCGGCAACAATCAGGCCGATAGATTCAACGTAATAGAGGGGTGCTGACATAGCTGTCGGAGAGGTTGGGAATATCTCTAAAAGATCGAGGAGATAGACACCGGCAAACCCGATGCTACAGAGGAACGCCAGACCGCCACCGAAGTGGGACCGCTTCCAGGTGAGGACGACAGCAAATACGGAGGTCAGGATCAGGGCGGCCAGGAAAATGTTGAAGGTAAGAACAGCGGCAACCCCCAAATGTCCAAATTCTCTGTTCTCGATCGGACCGCCGGGGATAAGGGAGCTCAGCAACGCGATGGAGACAATTAGAAGACCAGGGGTTAGGCCTTGTCGGAGGGAGAGGGACATTCTATTAGCCTTTCGTCTATGGGCGATAGGGTTCTTCACGCAGAAGATGGGCAACCAGAAGCTTGAGCATCAGCAAGGGCGTGAACCACGCAATCTCGTGTGGCGCTCCCCAGGCATAGATTTCCAGCAACATGCCGAGAGTGACCAGGAAGAGCGCGATAGAGCGCTGC is a window from the Rhodobiaceae bacterium genome containing:
- a CDS encoding taurine catabolism dioxygenase TauD, TfdA family; the protein is MSDVLGEPVQGKRAWTRADLDKDDGWNLVLSAAEIGELEQSARTLPDDLAAWVRMSRDDVKAPQLAATLQRASDEIENGFGFAKISGLDISRYDADMLHRTYWIIAVLLGNVITQNAKGELIGYVTDKIAGAPRGDNDRGYTSSDELRFHCDGGEVSALFCVRQAPTGGVNSIVSLLSVYNEILEKHPEHLETLYRGFPIYMRKEGNDARLGKVNERRIPCISEKDGRITAWVNLKLAELASSLSDSPFSESDMSALKIIEEVAEQEALKFDFRLAPGELIIVNNLSLMHKRSAFQDDPDPDKKRLLLRLWLNLYSRPEVHPNVAGVMKGFGDTPPIITAA